CGATCAAATTGTTAAAGTTGGGAATGGAATCGACCATCCCTTTTTACTTGAAGGTGATTCAATAGAAGAAAAAATAGCTTTAATTGACCACATGTCAGGAAGAAAATTATTAGTAAAAACGAGTGATCCTGCAGTTGTTATATATTCTGGAAACCAAATAAAATCTACACCTTTGTTAAATGGGGGAACTGCTAATAAATACGATGGAATATGTCTAGAAACACAGATGCCTCCAAATGAAACAGAGCGCTATTTAATTAATAAAGGTGAAATCTATCAAAAGCAAACAATCTTCTCGTTTGATACACTTGATGGTTAAGGTACCTTCCTTTTCTTTGTCACTTTGCTATAATTAACTTTAGAAAAGTGAGTTAAGTGAGGAGGGGAATTTTTAATTTGTTAAATTCCACAATATTACCTGCCATCCGTGACTTGAAAGATTTAGATAAAGTCGTTCAAACCAAATTCGAATATATTGTCTTATTGAATACCCATATAGGGCAGTTAAAGAGTTTAGTCAAGATGTTGCATGATCACGACAAAAAAGTATTACTTCATGCTGACCTCGTTCAAGGGCTTAAGAATGATGAGTACGCGGCTCAATTTTTATGTAGAGATATTAGACCAGAGGGGCTCGTATCAACGAGAAAAAGTGTTTTACTAACGGCAAAAAAGGCAAAGTTACTTACTGTTCAGCGATTGTTCCTTTTAGACTCCCTCGCTTTAGAATCAAGTTATAATATGGTGGAAACGATTCAACCAGATTGTATCGAAGTTTTACCAGGGATTATGCCTCATATTATTAAAGAAATTTATGAAAAAACGAACACGCCTGTTATTGCTGGAGGCTTAATCAGAACAGAAACAGAGGTGAAGGCAGCGATTAAGGCAGGGGCGGCGGCTGTTACAACTTCTAAAAAAACGCTATGGGACGCAACTTTTTAAACAAAGATAATTAAATATATTAATTATGCTCACGATATTGACAACGCTTTCATAGTTTGGTTTAATAAAAATTAAGTTAATATTCTTTTCGATGGAGACACCGGAGACCAACGGAAATTAGCTTAGCATATTATTATGGCTAAGGATAATTCTGCTGGTCTCTTTTTCGTTGAGGATGATTAACATATTTTTTCCGATAGATGGGTAAAGAAAACTAATAGTAAAATGCTTTCTTTACCTTTATTTCAAACTAAGGGGGAATAAAGGGCATGTCACCATTTTTAGGAGAAGTATTTGGAACGATGATACTTATCATCTTCGGTGCAGGGGTCGTGGCAGGAGTCGTCTTAAAGGGAACGAAAGCAGAAAATGGTGGTTGGATTGTTATTACAATGGCTTGGGGGTTAGGTGTCGCGTTAGGAGTATACGCCGTAGGTGAAATCAGTGGTGCCCACTTAAATCCGGCAGTAACGATCGGATTTGCTTTAATTGGAGAATTTCCATGGGCAGATGTACCGTCATATATTACAGCTCAATTGATTGGTGCTTTCATAGGGGCGAGCTTAATATTCTGTCAATATTACGCTCATTTCAAAAAAACAGAAGAAGTGGGTCCGAAATTAGCTGTATTTAGTACAGATCCAGCAATCAAGCATACACCATCAAATTATTTTAGTGAAGTGCTTGGCACGTTTGTTCTCGTCATTGGTTTACTTTTTATTGGAGCTAATGAATTTACAGAAGGTCTGAATCCTTTAATTGTCGGGTTTTTAATCATTGCGATTGGTCTTTCTCTTGGAGGAACCACAGGATATGCAATAAACCCTGCTCGGGATTTAGGACCTAGAATTGCTCATGCTGTTTTACCTATCCCAGGTAAGGGTAGTTCAAATTGGGGATATGCATGGATACCAATTGCAGGACCAGTTATAGGAGGTGGGTTAGGAGCATTGATGTATGCAGCGTTATTTGAAGGGGTTATCTATAGTGCGCTTTGGATATTTATCGGATTATTCTTCGTGGTTTTACTTATCTCTTTCCAGTTGCACAAAAACAATATACGTCTGCACAAAAATAGAAAGGTTTATCATAATCCGAAAGAACAAAAAGCTTAGGGGGAGTTTCACATGGAAAAAAAGTATGTACTCGCATTAGATCAAGGAACAACAAGTTCACGTGCCATTTTATTTGATAAAGAAGGTAAAATTGTCGATATCGCCCAGCGTGAATTTAAGCAAATTTTTCCTAAACCGGGTTGGGTTGAACATAATGCGAATGAAATTTGGTCTTCTATCTTAGGGGTTATGGCTGAAGTGTTAAACAATCGAAATGTCTCACCGAAAGAAATCGCATCTATTGGGATTACGAATCAAAGAGAAACGACTGTTATATGGGAAAAAGGTACCGGGAAACCGATTTATAATGCTCTTGTTTGGCAATCCAGACAAACTGATAGCATTTGTGAGGAATTAAAAACAAACGGCTATAGTGATTTATTTCGTGAAAAAACTGGACTGCTTATAGACGCTTACTTCTCAGGCACGAAAGTGAAGTGGTTACTAGATAATGTTGAAGGGGCAAGGGAAAAAGCTAATGAAGGTAAACTGTTATTTGGCACAATCGATACGTGGCTTATCTGGAAACTGTCCGGAGGTAAAGCCCATGTAACGGATTATACGAATGCTTCAAGAACGCTAATGTATAACATTCATGAATTGAAATGGGACGAAGAGCTGTTAAAAATCCTTGATATTCCTTCATCGCTCCTTCCAGAAGTGAGACCTTCATCTGAAGTGTATGCGCAAACGGTAAATTACCACTTCTTCGGTGAAGAGGTCCCAATAGCAGGTGCCGCTGGAGACCAACAAGCTGCATTATTTGGGCAAGCGTGTTTTGACAAAGGAATGGCTAAAAACACATATGGTACAGGATGTTTTATGTTAATGACAACCGGTGAAGAAGCGGTTAAATCAGATCACGGTTTACTTACAACGATCGCATGGGGATTGGATGGTAAGATTGAATATGCACTTGAAGGAAGTATTTTTGTAGCCGGATCAGCCATCCAATGGCTCAGGGATGGTTTACGCATGTTAAAATCGGCGGCTGAAACAGAACAGTATGCTTCAAAAGTGGCTTCAACAGATGGTGTCTACATGGTACCTGCTTTCGTTGGTCTAGGGACACCTTACTGGGATAGTGAAGTGCGTGGTGCTGTCTTTGGTTTAACTCGGGGGACAGAAAAGGAACATTTTATTAGAGCGACATTAGAATCCCTCGCTTACCAAACAAGGGATGTTCTAGAAGCAATGGTCGCAGATTCAGGCATTGATGTGAAAGCATTAAGAGTAGACGGTGGGGCTGTGGCCAATAACTTTTTAATGCAGTTCCAGAGTGATATTCTAGATGTTCCAGTTGATCGCCCAGAAGTTCAGGAAACCACTGCATTAGGTGCTGCGTATTTAGCTGGCTTGGCCGTGGGTTTTTGGAAGGACAAAGAGGAAATTTCAAAACAGTGGCATATAGATCGAACATTCAATCCGGAGATGGCTCATGAGGATCGTGATGAGCTTTATACAGGATGGAAAACGGCCATTAATGCCACAATGGCCTTTAAGAAAAGGACATAATGTGGTCTCGATGAATACAAACAATGATGATTTATGTTATAATAGTCGTAAGTTAATCATGAAGGTCCGGAGATAAGGAGAGACCACAGCACTTGAACATGTTTCATGTTCAAGTTGTTGTGGTCTTTTTGTATATCTTGGCCTCTGAAGTTGAAAGGATGATGGGTGATGGTGAAACCTTTTTCTGCGGTACAAAGAGAAACTTATTTACAACAAATGAATGGAGATTCTGAACTGGATATTTTAGTTATTGGCGGTGGTATTACAGGAGCTGGTATTGCTCTTGATGCAACGACAAGGGGATTATCAACAGGATTAGTAGATATGCAAGATTTCGCGGCCGGTACTTCCAGTCGCTCTACAAAACTAGTTCATGGTGGTTTGAGGTATTTAAAGCAGTTAGAGTTTAAAATTGTGGCAGAGGTAGGTAAAGAACGGGCAATCGTTTATGAAAACGCGCCACATGTGACCAATCCTGAATGGATGCTACTTCCTATTATTAAAGGAGGTACCTATGGTAAGTTAGCCTCTTCTGTAGGCTTAAAAGTTTATGATTTCTTAGCGGGTGTAAAACGCAAAGAGCGTCGAAACATGCTTAGTAAGCAGGAAACGATTGATAAAGAACCACTATTGAAGAGGGATACCTTGAAAGGTAGCGGTATTTATGTGGAGTATAAAACGGATGATGCTCGGCTCACACTTGAGATTTTAAAAGAAGCTGTTCATCGAGGAACGACGGCAGTTAACTATGCAAAGGCCGAGACGCTTATTTACGACAACGAAAAAGTGGCTGGTGCAAGAGTCAAAGATTTAGTGAGTGGCAAAACATATGATATAAGAGCTAAAAAAGTAATTAATGCGGCAGGTCCATGGGTAGATGACTTACGAGAAAAGGATAACTCTAAAAAAGGAAAATACCTCTATTTGACAAAAGGAGTTCATATTGTAATTGACCAGTCGCGTTTCCCTTTAAAGCAAGCAGTTTACTTCGATACGAAAGATGATGGTCGGATGGTATTTGCCATACCGAGAGATGGAAAAACATACGTTGGAACGACTGATACGCATTACACGGAAGAAATAGATTCACCACGTATGACAGAAGATGATTTAAGCTATTTAATTAATGCAACAAATTACATGTTCCCTACAGTTCAACTTAAGAGGGAAGATGTGGAATCTAGTTGGGCAGGATTAAGACCGCTTATTCATGAGGAAGGTAAAAGTGCCTCAGAAATCTCACGAAAAGATGAAATCTTTGAATCTAAATCAGGCCTTTTATCCATTGCAGGAGGGAAATTAACCGGGTATCGAAAAATGGCAGAACGTATCGTTGATATTGCAGCCAATGAATTAGGCATAAAAGAAAAAAGTACGACTGAAAAAATAACTCTTTCCGGTGGTGATGTCGGTGGAGCAGATAATCTAACTAACTTCATAGAGGTGTGGACAGAGAAAGGGAAAGAGGTTGGATTAAGTGAAAAAGAGGCTAAACGATTAGTTTCATTGTACGGATCAAACGTTAAAAGATTACTAGAGATTATTGAAACATCCGGGAGTGAAAGTAAACATTACCATTTACCTGAAAGTGTTTTTGCCTCGCTAGTCTATGGAATCGAAGAAGAGATGGTCGTATCCCCAATTGATTTCTTTAATCGACGGACGAGTGAAGTTATTTTTGATATACACGCTGTGCATAAGCATAAAGAAGGGGTCATGAAATATATGAAGGACCGTTTCCATTGGAGTGATGAAGAGATCGAATTCCATGAGAAAATACTGGATGAAGAGTTATACTATGCTGCACACCCTATTGAAACTCGTGATAAAAACTAATAAAATTCCCTTTACTAAAGGCATGAAAATGCGTATAACTATACGTAGAAGTAGTGCTTTTAGTCAAGAGGAGGAAATGATATGGATTGGAAAGTACAGTATGAACGCTGGCGAACAAAACAAGATTTAGACAAGACACTAAAGAATGATTTGCTGGCATTAACGGATCATGAGAAAGATCTAGAGGAATGTTTCTACAAAAACCTCGAGTTTGGAACAGGCGGCATGCGTGGCGAGATCGGACCTGGAACAAATCGTATGAACATTTATACGATTCGTAAAGGGGCACAAGGACTTGCCCAATATATAAAAGAAGCAGGGGCTGAAGCGGTAAAAAGAGGCGTTATAATTGCTCATGACAATCGTCGCATGTCAAAAGAGTTTGCTCTTGAAGCGGCATGCACGTTAGGAGCAAATGGGGTTAAATCTTATGTTTTTAAAGCGTTACGACCGACTCCAGAGCTGTCATTTGCCGTACGAGAGTTAGATTGCCATTCAGGGATTATGATTACAGCAAGCCATAACCCACCAGAATATAATGGATTTAAGGTGTATGGAGAAGATGGCGCGCAACTTGTACCAGAGGATGCCGATCGCTTAATTGCTATGGTTGATGCTGTTGAAAATGAATTAGAGGTAAAGACCGAAGATCCTGTGAAATTAGAGCGTGATGGTCTGCTTCAATGGGTACTGGAAGAGATAGATGAAGCATACCTTAAACAGATGTCTAAAATAGTGATGGACAAGGCGTTAATTGATGAAATGGGCGAGGCGTTATCTATCGTATTCACACCACTTCATGGAACGGCATATGTCCCGATGACAGAAGCATTGAAACGAGCAGGCTTTTCCAATGTCCATGTAGTGGCAGAGCAGGCAGAGCCGGACACTGAATTTTCAACGGTGCAATCACCAAATCCAGAAGAGCATGAAGCATTTGAGTTAGCCATAAAACTCGGTAAAGAAAAGCACGCTGATGTGCTTATAGCGACAGATCCAGATGCCGATCGTATCGGTCTTGCTGTTAAAAGTTACGATGGTGATTATCATGTCCTCTCTGGAAATCAAACGGGGGCTTTATTGTTAGACTACTTGTTAAAAAAGAAACAAGAATCGAAGACATTACCTGCTAATGGCGTGGTCATTAAAACAATTGTTACATCAGAACTAGGAAGAGCGATTGCAGATAGCTATAATTTGAAAACGCTTGATGTTTTAACAGGATTTAAATTTATAGGTGAAAAGATTAGACAGTTTGAACGTTCTGAGAAGGACACCTTTCTATTCGGCTATGAAGAAAGTTTTGGTTATCTAATTGAACCATTTGCAAGAGATAAAGATGCCATACAGCCTGGCCTTTTAGCTGCTGAAATGTGTGCTTATTATAAAAAACAAAATAAGACCTTATACGATGGGCTTATTCATATTTTTGATCAATACGGTTATTATTTAGAAGACCTAGCTTCATTTGTTTTTAAAGGAAAAGAAGGTGCTGAAAAAATGACCCGCATTATGGCCACTTTCCGAAAGGACATAGCAGAGGGGAAATTCTCTGATGATGTACATAGTATTGAAGACTATAAAACAGGCGTCAGACATATACCTGCACAAAATCAGACAGAAACCATTAATTTACCAGCTTCCAATGTTCTGAAAATTATTTTAAAAGATGGGTCATGGTATTGTTTAAGACCTTCTGGTACTGAACCGAAGATCAAATGCTATTTTGGTGTGAAAGGGACTTCTATAGAAGATGCCGAGCAGCGACTAGACGCGATTAAGAATGACGTATTACAAAAAGTTCAATCACTGTAAGTACTATTTTAAAATAAACAGAGGTCAATCCAGACTTCTGTTTATTTTTTGAATAAAAGGAAAAAAACTTAACTTTTTTTAAAAGAATTATAAATAATTAACCTATAAAGTAGGATTATTTAGTGATTATTTTGTATATTTGTCATAAAATTTACGAATTTTGACGCTTTTAGATGGAAATCGCGTGGTAGTCTATGGTAAAATGACGATTACAGTCACACTATAAAATGGGTGTCTTATCATCCATTTAGACATGGCGAATAAAGAAATACGCTCAATAAATAAATGTAATTAATGTGAGGCGATTAGACAGATGGGATTTGAACATTCATTAAAAGAACAAATGGAAGTCAAGCGGGCATTAATGATCGTATCTGCAAATAAATATGGTTTTACGTCCTCAGAGGCGATTCGCTATAGTCAGGAGCTTGACCAATTGATGAATATCTATCGAAAGGTAACAGAAGGTAATAAAACTACCCCTGTCTCGTCGAATTAAATGGACACAATGGTTAAATAGGCAATCATTTTGCTTAGTTGAATTGAGACACGTTGCAAACTGCAAGGTGTTTTTTAACATTTTAAATAGCACACATAATGAAACGTTTCACTATTTGTATCTATTGTTAAACTTTTTAAATTACTTAAAACACCTGTAAAACCAGCAGTTAAGCTAAAATATAATGTGAATCATAAAAAAGCCCTTGAAATTTAAGCGCTTACATAATACAATGATGGTGAAACGTTTCATTATAAGGAGTTACAAGCTAAGCTATACTGATTATCTTGAAGGAGGATGTTATGGAAAAACTTTTTGGAGTAACAACGGCAATGGTTACCCCGATGAATGAAAAAGGGGAAGTCAATTATAGGGAGCTAGAACGATTAACTGAATTTTTAATTGATAAAGGTGTTAACTGTTTATACCCATTAGGTACGACAGGTGAAATGTTTAAATTGAACGTTGACGAAAGAAAGAAAGTCGCTGAAACGGTTGTAAACACTGCCCAAAAGCGAGTGAAGGTATTTATTCATATAGGAGCGATGACGTTAGATGATACACTTCTACTAGCCAATCATGCTGTTAGCATTGGGGCAACTGGAATAGGAGCAGTTACACCCGTCTTTTTCCCAGCTGATGACGTTCAAATTGAAGCTTATTATCAAGCAATTGCTGAAGAAGTTCCCGACAATTTTCCGATCTATTTATATAGCATTCCACAGTTAGCTAGTAATGCTCTTTCTCTTGAAGTAGTAAAAAGGTTAGCTGCTAATTATCAGAATATTGTAGGGATTAAGTACAGTTATCCTGATTTTTTAACATTAAAAGATTATTTAAGTGTTAGAAATAATAGTTTCTCTGTTTTAACAGGGAGCGATTCTTTATTTTTACCGGCCTTAGCAATGGGGTGTGACGGTGTGGTATCTGGTGTCTCGTGCGTGTTTCCAGAGCCCTTCAAAGAAATTTATAAGTTGTATTCGCAAGGTGAGTTGGCACAAGCACGTAATGTCCAACAGCACGCAGACAATATCATTCAAATTTTGAAAGGAGGAAGCAATCTCTCTTACTTTAAGAAAGGTTTAGAACTTCGAGGTATACAAGGAGGGTCAGTAAAACGTCCTCAGTTAGATCTAACTATCGAGGAAGAAAAAGCATTAATAGAAAATATTAATTCATGGAAAAGGAAATTATCACTTGTGGAGCTCTTAGAATGAAGAAATACCTTATTAACTCATAAACAATTATTTATCCTGTCCGGAGGTAATAATGAAGAAGGTAACGATTAAAGATGTGGCGAAAGATGCTGGCGTATCAGTAGGAACAGTTTCTAAGGTTATAAATAATAAAGGCTATATTGGGAAAGAAACATTAGTTAAAGTAATGGCATCCATCGATCGTTTAGGGTATAGCGTTAATGCAAATGCGAGAAGTTTAAAGTCTTCTAAGTCAAATAAAGTAGCCGTTTTAATATCTGATATTTCAAATTTTTATTTAATGTCTATTGCAAAAGAAATGGAGAAAACGATACGTGCTTTAGGTTATCATATGATCCTTCTTAGCCATAACGATGATGAACAGTTAGAGCTAGCCTCTTTACAAATCATTTTGGAGCAGCAAGTGGATGCACTTGTCATCATCCCTACAGGAGGGAATGGAGAAATGATTGATTCAATTAAAAGGAAGGGTATTCCAGTCATCTCCATTGACAGAAAAGTTGACGACGTCGTGACAGATCTTATAATGGACGATCACTATTATGGGTCCTTTGAAACTGTTGAATATTTACATTCTCTAGGACACGAACGAGTTGGTGTTATTTATGGGCACACAAAAAACTCAATTGGTAGAGAAAGGTACCAAGGTGCTATCGATGCCATTAAACAACTTAACATGGATGAAGACAGCACATTAATTAAGGAAGCAAATTTTAAAGAAGAGCAGGCATACCGATCAACAATGGAACTGCTTCTGTCACCTAAACCACCTACAGCCATATACTCCTGCAATAATACAATGACTAAAGGGGTTTTGAAAGCAGTAAGAGAACAAGGACTTAGGGTAGCTGAAGATGTTTCGATCATCGCATTTGGTGACAGTGCACAGTGGGAATTAATCACTCCTGCGCTATCATTAATGGCTCAGCCAGTAAAGAGAATTGGCATAGAGGCCTCAATATTATTAAAGAATCGACTGGAAGCACATGAGAGGTTTGCTGAAAAACAAATAATCATTAAGCCTGAATTAGTACCAGGTAATTCGTGTAAAACTATAAAAATTAGGAGTTGATTTAACAATGACTAATAAGTTAGTAAACGCATTCATGATGACTTTTCTGATCTTTCTTGCCGCATGTGGAAACCAGAGTGGAGAGGGGAATACGGCAGATTATCCAGAAAAACAAATTGAAGTGGTAGTGCCATTTGCTGCCGGAGGTGCTTCTGATCTTGTCTCTCGAACAATTGCAAGTGAAATGGAGGAGGAGCTCGATGTACCAGTTGTTATTACGAATAGAACAGGTGGTTCAGGGGCAAATGGTATGTATTCTGTAAGGGATGCGCAGGCAGACGGTTATACGATTGGCTATGTTCCAGTAGAACTTGCTATGTTAGAAAGTCTTGATTTGGCAGATATCTCACCAAATGATTTTGAAGGAATAGGTCAATTAATGACCATACCAGCAGCTATAACTGTGCCAGCAGATGCTCCATACGATACAATTGAAGAATTTATTCAGTTTGCACAAGAGAACCCTGGAAATGTCACAATAGGTAATTCTGGTACGGGGTCAATTTGGCATATAGCAGCGGCTGCATTTGCAGATGAAGTGGAAATTGACGTCCAATATGTCCCTTATGAAGGTGCTGCACCAGCCGTTACAGCACTTATGGGAGGGCACATTGATGCGGTCTCAGTGAGTCCTTCAGAGGTTATTTCAGGATTGAATAGTGATGATTTGAAAGTGTTGGCTGTCATGAGTGAAGAGCCAGATGCTAATGTCCCAGATGTTCCGACTTTACAAGAGCTAGGGTATGATATCAACCTTTCTGGCTGGGGGGGATTTGTAGCACCTAAAGATACACCGGAAGAAGTTCTAGACACTTTGAGAGAAGCGTTTGAAGCAGCTGCAACGAGTGACACATTTATACAACTACTTGATGAAAGAGGAATGAATGCAGATTATAAACCAGGAGATGAATTTATGGAATTTAGCATGGAACAGTATGATTTCTTTACTGATTTAATTCCTCAAGTAGAGGTTGAAGACGAAGAATCTTAAACAGTTAAAAACCCCTTCATCAAGTAGCTGTTTTGCCACATCCTTCTACTTGATGAAGGAAATCCATATCATTCGCTAAATGAAAATGTGTTTGAAAAGAGGTGAACAGGGAGTGAAAACTGCAAATATAGTGATGTGCAGTGTTGTGTTGATAATGTGCAGCTGGCTATTTTTGCAAACATTTGAGTTTGCACAGGGTGCATCAGGTGCAATGAGTCCCGCTTATTTTCCTAGAATGATTCTTATAGTGATATTAGTAACGACTGTTCTGGAACTAGTAGCAAGTGTTAGGCTCCGTGTAGTAGATTCATTTTTATTTGACTGGACAAAAGGTGTAAAACTCATTTTGTTTATAGCAGTTATGACACTTTTTATTAGTTTGTTAGGTGTTATTCCTTTTATGATCAATGCTAGTCTAGCACTTTTTTCACTCGGTCTTGTTTTAAGACTTCCTTTGGTTCCCTCGTTAGTAACAGCTATAAGCTTGAGTGTAACGACCTATTATATATTTACAGCAGGATTTAATATTATTTTGTAGGGGGGAGTTATATGGATATTATCACACAGTTGCTGTTGCCTGGGACTCTCCTTTTTTTAGTGATTGGAAGTGTATTAGGACTTTTTATAGGCGCTCTCCCAGGGCTTAGCGCTACTATGGGAGTGGCCATATTAACCCCGATGACTTTCTGGTTGCCTCCTGAGCAAGGGCTAGCTATGCTTATTTCAATATATTGTACAGCTATTTTTGCAGGGGGGATTCCAGCTATTCTCGTTAACACGCCAGGAACACCAGCATCAATGGTTACAGCTTTCGATGGCTATCCCCTCACATTAAAAGGGAAAGGGGGCTTAGCTTTAGGAATAAATGCTATATATTCTGGCTTAGGTGGCATTATAAGTGTCATTTTTCTCATTTTAGCTGCTCAGCCGATTGCTGCTTTTGCTTTACATTTTGGAGCGGCAGAATATTTTGCTCTTGCTGTATTTGGTCTATCGATGATGATAAGTATATCGGGAAAATCAATTAGAAAGGGAATTATTTGCGGCTTTCTAGGCTTATTCATTGCTACAGTTGGCCTTGATCCTATGACTAGTACGCCGAGATTTACATTTGATCAAACATTCCTTTATGATGGTGTTTCGTTTATTCCTATTATGATAGGTTTATTCGGCATAGGAGAAGTATTTTATCAAATTTCAAGCAGTGGTGCTGATTTTAGTAGAAAAAATGTGAAGAGGAAAATAGGTAGAATTTTACCATTGAAAAAAGAGCGCAAAGAGATGCGAAAGCCCTTTTGGTTCTCAGCTCTTATATCTCCTATCATTGGGGCGATTCCAGGCGCAGGTGGAGATATTGCTTCTATTGTTACATGGGAACAGAGCAAACGATTTTCAAAGGGAAAGAAGAAAGAGGAATATGGGAAAGGTTCATTAGGTGGTCTGGCAGCGACGACAACAGCTAATAACGGGGTTATTGGGGGAGCGTTCACTACCATGTTAACGCTGGGGCTGCCTGGTGATGCAGTGACGGCTATCCTTATCGGCTCTCTCATGATGTACGGTATGCAACCAGGTCCTAATCTTTTTTTAGAAAATCCTGATATTGTTCATACGATTATGGGCTTGCTCCTCATGGCTAACATTTTAGTTATTGTCATTGGATTAATAGGGGCTAACTTATTTTCAAGAATTATGTTGATAAGAAAAGAATACATTTGGTTATCCGTTATTCTTTTTTGTGTCATTGGGGCCTATGCTCTTAACAATTCTTATTTTGATGTTTGGATCGTTCTAGTTTGCGGTATAATTGGATTTCTTTTTCGAAGGCTTGACTATCCTCTTGGCCCATTAATTTTAGGCCTTATTTTAGGGCCAATGGCAGAAGCGAATTTTAGACGAGCCCTCGTTATGTCACCTGATCAACCGTATGCTATTTTCTTTACACGTCCTATTGCACTTATTTTGTTAACGATAGCGATCTTGTCTTTATGTTGGCCATTGTTTAGAAAAATAATGTTACTGTTTAGGAGCAATAAGCAAGGGTAAAAAAGATAACGTTTATTTAAAGTGACACGAACCTTCAACCAGTGGGAGTTTCCGTTCTGCTCTCACTGATTGTTAGTTGAGTTAATCAGGACATTAGTGTCCGTTATCTCCCGCCTAAATAGAGTTAGCTCTCCTCTCTATTTTGAGGCAGGAGTTTTACGGACGGTTATCTGTGATAAAATTTATTGCATATTATTGGTGAGTTGCTTTTAAATCATCATGATGAAATTGACTCAATTGGAAAATAATTTGATAGCTTCATTTAATGCAGCTTCAATTGCAAGAGGGGAATAACTAAACCATGGTTCAGCGTCGATCAAATAAAGTTGGTCATTCTGAACCGCATCAAGGCTTTGCCATAAAGCACTTTGTTCAACTTGATGAAACATGCCGCCTTCTGCGATAGTTTCATTATCGTAAGTTAGCATTATAATATGATCTCCGGCATATTCAGGCAGCATTTCCATTGAAATATCATCATAGACAAAATCGTTAAATTCAGGATCTTCATCGAATTTAGTTTGAATATAATCAGGAGGTGTTAATTCTAACAAGCGATAGATAATATGCCCGATATTACGCCCACCATAAATTCGGAGGACATCCTTATCATGAGTCATATAAATGGTGGCAATCTCTTCTTCAGTTATCGTTAGGT
The genomic region above belongs to Bacillus sp. A301a_S52 and contains:
- a CDS encoding LacI family DNA-binding transcriptional regulator — its product is MKKVTIKDVAKDAGVSVGTVSKVINNKGYIGKETLVKVMASIDRLGYSVNANARSLKSSKSNKVAVLISDISNFYLMSIAKEMEKTIRALGYHMILLSHNDDEQLELASLQIILEQQVDALVIIPTGGNGEMIDSIKRKGIPVISIDRKVDDVVTDLIMDDHYYGSFETVEYLHSLGHERVGVIYGHTKNSIGRERYQGAIDAIKQLNMDEDSTLIKEANFKEEQAYRSTMELLLSPKPPTAIYSCNNTMTKGVLKAVREQGLRVAEDVSIIAFGDSAQWELITPALSLMAQPVKRIGIEASILLKNRLEAHERFAEKQIIIKPELVPGNSCKTIKIRS
- a CDS encoding tripartite tricarboxylate transporter permease: MDIITQLLLPGTLLFLVIGSVLGLFIGALPGLSATMGVAILTPMTFWLPPEQGLAMLISIYCTAIFAGGIPAILVNTPGTPASMVTAFDGYPLTLKGKGGLALGINAIYSGLGGIISVIFLILAAQPIAAFALHFGAAEYFALAVFGLSMMISISGKSIRKGIICGFLGLFIATVGLDPMTSTPRFTFDQTFLYDGVSFIPIMIGLFGIGEVFYQISSSGADFSRKNVKRKIGRILPLKKERKEMRKPFWFSALISPIIGAIPGAGGDIASIVTWEQSKRFSKGKKKEEYGKGSLGGLAATTTANNGVIGGAFTTMLTLGLPGDAVTAILIGSLMMYGMQPGPNLFLENPDIVHTIMGLLLMANILVIVIGLIGANLFSRIMLIRKEYIWLSVILFCVIGAYALNNSYFDVWIVLVCGIIGFLFRRLDYPLGPLILGLILGPMAEANFRRALVMSPDQPYAIFFTRPIALILLTIAILSLCWPLFRKIMLLFRSNKQG
- a CDS encoding aspartyl-phosphate phosphatase Spo0E family protein: MGFEHSLKEQMEVKRALMIVSANKYGFTSSEAIRYSQELDQLMNIYRKVTEGNKTTPVSSN
- a CDS encoding dihydrodipicolinate synthase family protein, producing the protein MEKLFGVTTAMVTPMNEKGEVNYRELERLTEFLIDKGVNCLYPLGTTGEMFKLNVDERKKVAETVVNTAQKRVKVFIHIGAMTLDDTLLLANHAVSIGATGIGAVTPVFFPADDVQIEAYYQAIAEEVPDNFPIYLYSIPQLASNALSLEVVKRLAANYQNIVGIKYSYPDFLTLKDYLSVRNNSFSVLTGSDSLFLPALAMGCDGVVSGVSCVFPEPFKEIYKLYSQGELAQARNVQQHADNIIQILKGGSNLSYFKKGLELRGIQGGSVKRPQLDLTIEEEKALIENINSWKRKLSLVELLE
- a CDS encoding tripartite tricarboxylate transporter substrate binding protein — encoded protein: MTNKLVNAFMMTFLIFLAACGNQSGEGNTADYPEKQIEVVVPFAAGGASDLVSRTIASEMEEELDVPVVITNRTGGSGANGMYSVRDAQADGYTIGYVPVELAMLESLDLADISPNDFEGIGQLMTIPAAITVPADAPYDTIEEFIQFAQENPGNVTIGNSGTGSIWHIAAAAFADEVEIDVQYVPYEGAAPAVTALMGGHIDAVSVSPSEVISGLNSDDLKVLAVMSEEPDANVPDVPTLQELGYDINLSGWGGFVAPKDTPEEVLDTLREAFEAAATSDTFIQLLDERGMNADYKPGDEFMEFSMEQYDFFTDLIPQVEVEDEES
- a CDS encoding tripartite tricarboxylate transporter TctB family protein; the encoded protein is MKTANIVMCSVVLIMCSWLFLQTFEFAQGASGAMSPAYFPRMILIVILVTTVLELVASVRLRVVDSFLFDWTKGVKLILFIAVMTLFISLLGVIPFMINASLALFSLGLVLRLPLVPSLVTAISLSVTTYYIFTAGFNIIL